The DNA sequence ATCGAATCATACTTGAAGGCGGGTAAAATTGTATCAAAGGTCAGAAGGGAAGCCGCGGGGATAATAAGGGATGGCTTGCCCATAATAGAACTCGTAAATTACGTGGAGGATCGTATAATTGAGGAGGGTGGTAGGCCAGCTTTTCCATGTAACGTATCTGTGAATGAGGTAACGGCCCACTACACCTCCCCGCCAGGCGATGATAGTGTAATAGGTGATGGTGACCTTGTTAAGCTGGACCTGGGCGCCCATGTGGATGGATTCATAGCCGACACCGCCATCACGGTGCCTGTGGGGGATGTTGATGATAAATGCCACCAGATGATGGACGCTGCAAGGGAGGCCCTTGAGAATGCCATTTCAACCATAAGGGCAGGTGTTGAGGTTGGAGAAATTGGACGGGTAATCGAGGAAACCATTCACTCCCATGGCATGAACCCTGTTTCCAATCTGACCGGGCACAGCATGGAGCGCTGGATACTGCACTCAGGACTATCAATACCCAATATAAATGAAAGGAACACTCATCAGCTGGAGGAGGGGGACGTCCTGGCGATTGAACCCTTTGCCACGGATGGTGTGGGCCTTGTGACTGATATGCCTCAGACCTACATATTCCGGTTCCTCAGGGAGAGGCCCCTCCGGCTTGTACATGCCAGGAGGGTCCTGGGTAAGATACGGGAGGAGTATCACGCCCTCCCCTTTGCACAGCGGTGGCTTGAAGAGTACTTCGATGCAAAGAGACTGAATGCCTCCATGAGAATGCTGATACAGTCAAGGGCCATATACCCCTACCATGTGCTGAGGGAAAAGAGCGGTGCAATGGTCGCCCAGTGGGAACATACAGTCATTGTTGAGGAGGACGGCTGCACGGTTATAACAGAATAGTTAACTTGAGGATGCAGTTGAATGGACTGAATGTTCTGAAAAATAGAAAATTTAGGGATGGGATCAGTATGGTG is a window from the Methanothermobacter thermautotrophicus str. Delta H genome containing:
- the map gene encoding type II methionyl aminopeptidase produces the protein MIESYLKAGKIVSKVRREAAGIIRDGLPIIELVNYVEDRIIEEGGRPAFPCNVSVNEVTAHYTSPPGDDSVIGDGDLVKLDLGAHVDGFIADTAITVPVGDVDDKCHQMMDAAREALENAISTIRAGVEVGEIGRVIEETIHSHGMNPVSNLTGHSMERWILHSGLSIPNINERNTHQLEEGDVLAIEPFATDGVGLVTDMPQTYIFRFLRERPLRLVHARRVLGKIREEYHALPFAQRWLEEYFDAKRLNASMRMLIQSRAIYPYHVLREKSGAMVAQWEHTVIVEEDGCTVITE